A genomic window from Streptomyces sp. HUAS YS2 includes:
- the pglW gene encoding BREX system serine/threonine kinase PglW, translating to MTAAGKPPVPRPGPPRKERWFQPRRSAFAWEQEGLDHIRRLMPTAEPYRAWATFSFTAASGRTNECDLFIAVPGGLYLLELKGHPGRVVNHGDTWQFHADRVRTLKNPLHLTDLKCKELKGQLERAARSMGVDPRRVPFVKPAVFLHDSSLVSNLDEFQRINVYGRNDGASGLAKVWDDLLGRPPERESWRITPQTGQLLEQLMQKIGISHSTAHLRYGDDWKLEPGALDAGPGWEDRLAVRDDGLVQEEGRVRIYLVEQMAGEAARRAADRAARREYQVLQGITHRGIAQAVQIRQHQGGPAILFRHRHSDLRLDAYLAAYGGKLTPETRLDLVRQLAEALRYAHNRSLYHRALSARSVYVSAKENGAEPVIRITDWQTAARDFDTTSMRSIGDTPLDGGLIEDSAQVYLAPETDQEFADPVDLDLFGLGAISYLLLTGEPPAPQRSALIERLSAEGGLHPYAVADGLSDSLDDLIYRATRAEVVDRLPSADRFLDLLDEAEQLTAAPDQPAAVQGDPLTALPGQPVDAEWTVKRVLGTGATARALLVERVLEESTDPDGKQVVEERVFKVALDQEKDSRLYAEANALKSVGGGRIIRLLDEPREIAGHTVLELECAGEATLGARLRGEGRLTYDQLERYGNDLFIALDQLAAKGVRHRDIKPDNLGLHKRDDGSWELLLFDFSLADASERDITAGTRGYLDPFLGSTRRSLYDDHAERYAAAVTLHEMASGERPVWGDGQSDPRMSDDADLFVAAELFEPGLRDGLTTFFQRALHRDVDRRFDTFKQMEDAWRQIFRTADSAKPATTQATVGAVPSTTEEARETAAAAAELSTALDAAGLSPRAVSVANGLGAVTVGELLDVPPHTIARARGAGTLVRRELNRRHKQWTAMLKRPAGGEEPRPAAKVGSSSGSAAGSPLNEARLTAAESIDSLATRLAPGPARKGNLKPEVVRLTLGLPDAKEEGGALSDLGPWPPQTLIAKHLNSSQPTVSRHHVAAIEEWAATDWISHIRDELVQILGQAGRVMTVHEAATELRVRHGAADDSVERTLAKALAVVRAAADAEALQRGADREPRLEVLRRGPHVLLALDSLPGTDDPTPQELAGYATALGAAADRLAAEDPLPGRATVVRTLREVAAPDGMAPLADTRLVGLAAVISQNASASPRLEIYPKSLGLARAIRISQAAAGVRRETGVSIGELVARIKARFPSLPVSAALTHIEIEDALTEAGFPLEYDTVRKRFFPPVAEGARWTSSTYTRTSVLVAEARAAVAVGRDPQALVRTKLTAAAERGGFLALTLKGADLPGTAAAVAAEFGVTPVDFNAEFLAAFRVLAEELGTDWSKVLRADAAFTTGGELKPGLRSYVQRVTGRLLERFIARAEEAGPKAVLFFHNAGLLARYFDGGGHDLLVALQQAARRPAQLPHGLWWLCPMEDPKQTPSLDGRTVEVVDRATEWAVLDTLFLKALRAERTDA from the coding sequence GTGACGGCAGCTGGCAAGCCCCCGGTTCCCAGGCCGGGGCCGCCGCGCAAGGAGCGTTGGTTCCAGCCCCGCCGTTCTGCCTTCGCCTGGGAGCAAGAAGGGCTTGACCACATCCGGCGCCTCATGCCGACTGCGGAGCCCTATCGAGCCTGGGCCACCTTCTCTTTCACCGCTGCGTCCGGTCGGACCAATGAGTGTGATCTGTTCATCGCTGTCCCAGGCGGCCTCTACCTGCTGGAACTCAAGGGACACCCCGGACGCGTCGTCAACCACGGAGACACCTGGCAGTTCCATGCCGACCGCGTACGCACGCTGAAGAACCCGCTCCACCTCACCGATCTCAAGTGCAAGGAGCTCAAGGGTCAGTTGGAGCGAGCAGCCCGGTCGATGGGAGTCGACCCGCGGCGCGTTCCGTTCGTCAAGCCCGCGGTCTTCCTGCACGATTCCAGCCTGGTCAGCAACCTCGACGAGTTCCAGCGCATCAACGTCTACGGACGCAACGACGGCGCGAGCGGACTCGCCAAGGTCTGGGACGACCTGCTGGGACGTCCGCCGGAGCGGGAGAGCTGGCGCATCACCCCGCAAACCGGCCAACTGCTCGAGCAGTTGATGCAGAAGATAGGCATCAGTCACTCCACGGCCCACCTGCGCTACGGAGACGACTGGAAGCTCGAGCCTGGCGCGCTGGATGCAGGGCCCGGCTGGGAGGACCGTCTCGCCGTCCGTGACGACGGACTCGTGCAGGAGGAGGGCCGAGTCCGGATATACCTCGTCGAGCAGATGGCCGGCGAGGCCGCGAGACGAGCCGCGGACCGTGCTGCGCGGCGCGAGTACCAAGTACTGCAGGGCATCACCCATCGCGGTATCGCGCAGGCTGTCCAGATCCGGCAGCACCAGGGCGGACCCGCGATCCTCTTCCGTCACCGGCACTCCGATCTGCGACTCGACGCCTACCTGGCGGCGTACGGCGGGAAACTCACGCCGGAGACACGGCTCGACCTGGTGCGTCAGCTGGCCGAGGCGCTCCGCTATGCCCATAACCGTTCGCTTTACCACCGGGCACTGTCTGCTCGGTCGGTGTACGTCTCCGCGAAGGAGAACGGTGCCGAACCCGTCATACGCATCACCGACTGGCAGACCGCCGCACGTGACTTCGACACCACCTCGATGCGCTCGATCGGCGACACGCCGCTCGACGGCGGGCTGATCGAGGACTCTGCTCAGGTCTACCTCGCGCCGGAGACGGACCAGGAGTTTGCCGACCCGGTGGACCTGGACCTGTTCGGGCTCGGAGCCATCTCGTACCTCCTGCTCACGGGAGAACCGCCGGCACCCCAGCGCAGCGCCTTGATCGAGCGGCTCTCTGCCGAAGGAGGCCTGCACCCGTACGCCGTGGCCGACGGGCTGTCCGACAGCCTGGACGACCTGATCTATCGGGCCACCCGCGCGGAGGTGGTCGACCGTCTGCCTTCCGCCGACCGGTTCCTGGACCTTCTGGACGAGGCCGAGCAGCTCACCGCTGCCCCTGATCAGCCTGCTGCGGTTCAGGGTGATCCGCTGACGGCGCTTCCCGGACAGCCGGTCGATGCCGAATGGACGGTCAAGCGTGTTCTGGGTACCGGGGCGACGGCACGGGCCCTCCTCGTCGAGCGCGTCCTCGAGGAGTCGACGGACCCGGACGGCAAGCAGGTCGTCGAGGAGCGGGTCTTCAAAGTCGCGCTCGACCAGGAGAAGGATTCCCGGCTGTACGCGGAGGCCAATGCGCTCAAGTCGGTGGGCGGCGGCCGGATCATTCGGCTGCTCGACGAGCCGCGGGAGATCGCTGGTCACACCGTCCTCGAGCTCGAATGCGCGGGCGAAGCGACGCTCGGAGCCCGACTGCGCGGCGAAGGACGGCTGACCTACGACCAGTTGGAGCGCTACGGGAACGACCTGTTCATCGCGCTCGACCAGCTTGCGGCCAAGGGGGTTCGGCACCGCGACATCAAGCCGGACAACCTGGGTCTGCACAAGCGCGACGACGGATCATGGGAGCTGCTGCTGTTCGACTTCTCTCTGGCCGATGCCTCGGAACGGGACATCACCGCAGGAACCCGCGGCTACCTCGATCCGTTCCTCGGCAGCACCCGCCGCTCGCTCTACGACGATCACGCCGAGCGGTACGCGGCCGCCGTCACGCTGCACGAGATGGCGTCCGGTGAACGGCCGGTCTGGGGAGACGGCCAGAGCGATCCGCGAATGAGCGACGACGCGGACCTGTTCGTCGCCGCAGAGCTGTTCGAACCTGGGCTGCGCGACGGGCTCACCACGTTCTTCCAGCGCGCCCTCCACCGCGATGTCGACCGTCGCTTCGACACGTTCAAGCAGATGGAGGACGCCTGGCGGCAGATCTTCCGTACGGCCGACTCCGCCAAGCCGGCCACGACCCAGGCCACGGTCGGCGCCGTTCCCTCGACGACGGAGGAGGCCAGGGAGACGGCCGCTGCGGCGGCTGAGCTCAGCACCGCACTGGATGCTGCAGGGCTTTCGCCGCGAGCGGTGTCCGTCGCGAACGGGCTGGGTGCGGTCACGGTGGGCGAACTGCTCGACGTACCCCCTCACACCATCGCCAGGGCTCGTGGGGCGGGCACGCTGGTGCGCCGAGAACTGAACCGTCGCCACAAGCAGTGGACCGCGATGCTCAAGCGACCGGCCGGGGGCGAGGAGCCCCGGCCGGCGGCAAAGGTCGGCAGTTCTTCGGGTTCTGCCGCTGGTTCGCCCTTGAACGAGGCGCGGCTGACCGCTGCGGAGTCGATCGACTCCCTGGCCACCCGGCTCGCACCAGGTCCTGCGCGCAAGGGCAACCTCAAGCCGGAGGTCGTCCGGCTGACCCTGGGGCTGCCCGATGCCAAGGAGGAGGGCGGAGCACTTTCTGACCTGGGTCCTTGGCCACCCCAGACACTCATCGCGAAGCACCTGAACAGCAGTCAGCCGACCGTCTCGCGTCACCATGTGGCGGCGATCGAGGAATGGGCCGCGACGGATTGGATCTCGCACATCCGGGACGAGCTGGTGCAGATCCTCGGCCAGGCCGGCCGAGTGATGACCGTTCACGAAGCAGCGACCGAACTGCGTGTACGACATGGAGCCGCTGACGACTCCGTGGAGCGGACACTGGCGAAGGCGCTCGCCGTCGTGCGCGCCGCTGCCGACGCCGAGGCGCTGCAGCGCGGGGCCGATCGCGAACCCCGTCTCGAGGTGCTTCGACGCGGTCCGCACGTGTTGCTGGCCCTCGACTCGCTGCCGGGCACCGACGACCCCACGCCCCAGGAACTGGCGGGCTATGCCACGGCGCTCGGTGCGGCCGCCGACCGGCTGGCTGCAGAAGACCCGCTGCCCGGCCGGGCCACGGTCGTGCGCACGCTCCGCGAAGTGGCCGCCCCCGACGGCATGGCTCCGTTGGCGGATACCCGCCTGGTGGGTCTGGCGGCGGTGATCTCGCAGAACGCGTCTGCTTCGCCGCGGCTCGAGATCTACCCGAAGTCCCTCGGTCTGGCCCGTGCCATCCGCATCTCCCAGGCAGCCGCAGGTGTCCGCCGTGAGACCGGTGTCTCGATCGGAGAGCTCGTCGCTCGTATCAAGGCTCGATTCCCGTCGCTGCCGGTTTCTGCCGCTCTCACGCATATCGAGATCGAGGACGCGCTCACCGAGGCGGGGTTCCCGCTGGAGTACGACACCGTACGCAAGCGCTTCTTCCCGCCCGTCGCCGAAGGCGCGCGCTGGACGAGCTCCACGTACACGCGCACCAGCGTGCTCGTTGCCGAAGCCCGGGCGGCAGTGGCTGTCGGCCGCGACCCGCAGGCCCTGGTGCGCACCAAGTTGACTGCGGCTGCAGAGCGCGGCGGCTTCCTCGCACTCACCCTCAAGGGCGCGGACCTGCCGGGCACAGCCGCGGCGGTCGCCGCCGAGTTCGGCGTGACACCGGTGGACTTCAACGCCGAGTTCCTCGCCGCCTTCCGTGTGCTTGCCGAGGAGTTGGGTACGGACTGGTCCAAGGTGCTGCGAGCCGACGCCGCCTTCACGACCGGAGGCGAACTGAAGCCGGGCCTGCGCTCCTACGTCCAACGCGTCACGGGCAGACTGCTGGAGCGCTTCATCGCCCGCGCGGAAGAGGCAGGCCCGAAGGCGGTGCTTTTCTTCCACAATGCGGGCCTGTTGGCCCGGTATTTCGACGGCGGCGGCCACGACCTGTTGGTCGCCCTGCAACAGGCGGCCCGGCGCCCTGCCCAGCTTCCTCACGGGCTCTGGTGGCTGTGCCCGATGGAGGACCCGAAGCAGACTCCATCGCTGGACGGTCGCACGGTGGAGGTCGTCGACCGGGCCACGGAGTGGGCGGTGCTGGACACCTTGTTCCTGAAGGCGCTCCGTGCAGAACGTACGGACGCGTGA